A genomic region of Cannabis sativa cultivar Pink pepper isolate KNU-18-1 chromosome 1, ASM2916894v1, whole genome shotgun sequence contains the following coding sequences:
- the LOC133035084 gene encoding uncharacterized protein LOC133035084 gives MAQYDGMSNMGALSVPRNSAMLTLNGTNHKQWVESLMLNLTLMRVDLALRMDASPKPADDATEKDKKSYEDWEHSNRCCLMLMRYHMDESIRDSIPQTESAKDFLAAIKEKYKKFSKNEKNECLTLFHRTNYADTGDIRAHIDKLMGCYQKLKGMGLDLGEDYIVWFVMETIPSQFDSIRSSYNAQKEQWTIEEMTAILAKEEEDMKKGRARSISMVTNPNNSHKRKFTPNNSSDQRFHKKRATNPKGNGQASSSSTGHKNEFFKGKCNFCQCFGHKKADCRKLKAHLEKKGSDKSKKAE, from the exons ATGGCTCAATATGATGGGATGAGCAATATGGGAG CTTTAAGCGTTCCAAGAAACTCTGCCATGTTGACGCTAAATGGAACCAACCACAAGCAGTGGGTTGAATCCCTCATGCTAAATTTGACTCTTATGAGAGTGGACTTGGCCTTGAGAATGGATGCATCGCCTAAACCCGCTGATGATGCCACTGAAAAGGACAAGAAGTCCTATGAGGATTGGGAGCATTCCAATCGTTGTTGTTTGATGCTTATGAGGTATCACATGGATGAGTCCATTCGTGATAGTATTCCTCAAACTGAAAGTGCAAAAGATTTTCTTGCTGCCATTAAGGAAAAGTATAAGAAGTTCTCaaagaatgagaaaaatgaGTGCTTAACTTTGTTCCATCGCACTAACTATGCTGATACGGGTGACATTAGAGCTCACATCGACAAGCTCATGGGTTGTTACCAGAAGCTTAAAGGGATGGGATTGGATCTTGGTGAGGATTACATTGTGTGGTTTGTAATGGAAACCATTCCTTCTCAATTTGATTCGATCAGATCAAGCTACAATGCTCAAAAAGAGCAGTGGACCATTGAGGAGATGACTGCTATTCTTGCCAAAGAAGAAGAGGACATGAAAAAGGGGAGAGCAAGAAGTATCTCCATGGTGACCAATCCAAACAATTCTCACAAGAGAAAGTTCACTCCCAACAACTCTAGTGACCAAAGGTTTCATAAGAAGAGAGCCACCAATCCTAAGGGAAATGGACAAGCAAGCTCTTCTTCAACTGGTCATAAGAATGAGTTCTTCAAAGGAAAGTGCAACTTTTGTCAATGCTTCGGGCATAAGAAAGCTGATTGCCGAAAGCTCAAAGCTCACTTAGAGAAGAAAG GCAGTGACAAGTCGAAGAAGGCCGAGTAG
- the LOC115707668 gene encoding UDP-glycosyltransferase 76F1: protein MEQQQKIKRLRLVLFPLPLQGHINPMLELATILYSKGFSITLIHINFNSPNPSNHPNFTFHSIPHSLSEAEATTKDAISLITHLNINCVEPFKECLARLISNALDDEPVGCLIADAMFHFTQAVADSLKLPRLVIRTTSATSFGIFPAFPLLLQKGYLPLQVSRLEEPVVEFPPLKVKDLPVMNMRNPEKFYELISRAVSETKASSGVIWNTFEELEQPALDSIAKQLSIPMFPIGPFHKYNLAYSSSSLLVEDQSSISWLNTQPPNSVIYVSFGSLAVLSEAEFLEIAWGLANSDQPFLWVVRPGSVHGSEWLEPLPNGFLENLGGRGHVVKWAPQQQVLGHLAIGAFWTHSGWNSTMESICEGVPMICRPSFIDQNVNAKYVSNVWKVGVQLENEILERGEIKRMITKLMREKEGEEIRYRVSKLKDMAISCLKQGGSSYKYLESLVNHIHSLGH, encoded by the exons ATGGAGCAAcaacagaaaataaaaaggCTGAGATTGGTACTCTTCCCTCTACCATTACAAGGTCATATAAACCCAATGCTTGAGCTGGCCACTATTTTGTACTCCAAAGGATTTTCCATCACTCTCATCCACATCAACTTCAACTCTCCCAACCCTTCTAATCATCCTAACTTCACCTTCCACTCTATCCCCCATAGCTTATCAGAGGCCGAAGCCACCACCAAAGATGCTATTTCTCTTATTACCCATCTCAACATCAATTGTGTTGAACCCTTTAAGGAGTGTTTGGCTAGGTTGATTTCCAATGCTTTGGATGATGAGCCCGTTGGTTGCTTGATCGCAGATGCCATGTTCCACTTCACTCAAGCTGTGGCCGATAGCCTTAAGCTGCCGAGGCTTGTTATAAGAACCACGAGTGCCACATCTTTTGGTATTTTTCCTGCTTTTCCACTTTTGCTTCAAAAGGGTTATCTCCCTCTACAAG TTTCCAGACTAGAAGAGCCAGTGGTAGAATTTCCACCTTTAAAAGTTAAGGACTTACCAGTGATGAATATGCGAAATCCAGAAAAATTCTATGAACTAATAAGTCGAGCGGTGAGTGAAACTAAGGCCTCTTCCGGGGTCATTTGGAACACATTTGAAGAACTTGAACAACCGGCACTAGACTCAATAGCCAAACAACTCTCGATTCCAATGTTCCCGATTGGCCCATTTCACAAATACAACTTAGCCTATTCTTCAAGTAGCTTGTTAGTCGAAGACCAAAGCTCCATctcatggctcaacactcagcCACCGAATTCAGTCATCTATGTTAGCTTTGGGAGTCTTGCAGTATTGAGTGAGGCTGAGTTTTTGGAGATAGCTTGGGGTCTAGCCAATAGTGACCAACCCTTCTTATGGGTGGTTAGACCCGGGTCGGTCCATGGCTCGGAGTGGCTCGAACCATTACCAAATGGGTTTTTAGAGAACTTGGGGGGACGTGGACACGTAGTGAAATGGGCTCCACAACAACAAGTGCTGGGCCACTTAGCTATAGGAGCATTTTGGACTCATAGTGGGTGGAATTCAAcgatggagagtatttgtgaaGGAGTTCCGATGATCTGTAGGCCAAGTTTCATTGATCAAAATGTGAATGCTAAATATGTGAGCAATGTATGGAAAGTGGGAGTTCAGTTGGAGAATGAGATTTTGGAAAGAGGAGAGATAAAGAGAATGATTACAAAGTTGATGAGGGAGAAAGAAGGAGAGGAGATAAGATATAGAGTATCAAAGTTGAAGGACATGGCAATAAGCTGCTTGAAACAAGGTGGTTCTTCATACAAATATTTAGAGAGCTTGGTTAACCACATTCATTCATTAGGTCATTAA